The Streptomyces sp. NBC_00224 genome contains the following window.
TCCAGGTACTCGTGGTGGATCACGGTCGGCGGGTGGTGGAAGGCGATCAGCGCCGGGGTGTCGTCGAGCGCGTCGAGCGTACGGGCCAGCCACTCCAGGGTGGTGTCCTCCAGGACGCCGCCGTCCTCGCCGGGGATCGTCGAGTCGCACATCAGGATCGCGTAATCGCCCACCCGGTGCAGGCGGTTGACCGGTGCGTACGGGTCCGGGGCCGCGCCGCCCGGCTCGCCCGGCAGATCGAGCAGGCCCTTGCGGTACGCGGCGCGGTCGTCGTGGTTGCCGGGGCACGTCAGGACCGGCGCGTCGATACGGGCGAGCAGCTCGGCCGCCTCGGCGTACTCGGCCGGGGTGCCGTGGTCCGCTATGTCGCCGGTGACCAGGACGGCGTCCGGGCGGCGGGACATCGCGTTGATGTACGTGACGACCCGCGCGGCGCGTTCCGCGGCTCGCGCGCCCCCGTCGAGATGCAGATCGCTGATATGGGCAAGCAGCACGGGATCCCCCTGAATGACCTCACCGCAAGCTAATGGTTAATTGGCTTGCTTCCATTAGGACCCTAGGACTCTAGGGGGTGCGTGGCGGTCCGTACAAGAGCCGATCACGTGCCGGTGGCCCGGCCCTGGGGCGGCACTGGCCTCCTGGGGCGCGGAGTGCCTACAGTGCCCGGATGAAGATCATCGACCTTGAGCCGGGCGACCCGC
Protein-coding sequences here:
- a CDS encoding phosphodiesterase yields the protein MLLAHISDLHLDGGARAAERAARVVTYINAMSRRPDAVLVTGDIADHGTPAEYAEAAELLARIDAPVLTCPGNHDDRAAYRKGLLDLPGEPGGAAPDPYAPVNRLHRVGDYAILMCDSTIPGEDGGVLEDTTLEWLARTLDALDDTPALIAFHHPPTVIHHEYLDSINLSNADRLAELLAGRAHVPAVLVGHAHTSAATTFAGLPLLIAPGVTSTLRMPWETGEGLVNIVSPPGVAFHVLDEDRRIMSHFRVVERTDAHPAE